From a single Gemmatimonadales bacterium genomic region:
- a CDS encoding RagB/SusD family nutrient uptake outer membrane protein, protein MTNLIRKSRTRRLIATAGMMAIVLGAAGCDSLLDAELPGRIPTVLLDDASNAAVLGASVVADFECAFSQYVASASIFSDEYLGASGNASAKQWGTKNIPEGDPVNERAACTTVFGAYTPLHTARFQSEDILARLNGWTNEQAGIDLAPHRVRTMVLGAYSYTLLGEGFCAMRIDQGTSILTPAQVLAIAETKFNAALTAATALPGAAGAELANLARVGRARVRIRLGNNAGAAADAAAVTAGFEFNVTRSADATSRYNDAYWGLTELRHGSVDPAYRNLQVGGVKDTRVDVRFGPDIGMLPTAFDGVTPLYVVNNKNLSRAAPMRLASYIEAQLIRAEALGGQQAADIVNARRTQLSLPTYTGGVDEASIRALIISERNREFFMEGGHRFNDLIRFNIAWKTGNDQIGAPYGPWRCFPLPTSERIAAGG, encoded by the coding sequence ATGACTAATCTGATCAGAAAATCCCGGACCCGTCGTCTGATCGCCACGGCTGGTATGATGGCGATCGTGCTCGGCGCCGCGGGATGTGACAGTCTCCTGGATGCGGAGCTGCCCGGCCGTATCCCAACGGTGTTGCTCGACGACGCCAGCAACGCCGCGGTGCTCGGAGCCAGCGTCGTAGCCGACTTCGAGTGCGCCTTCAGTCAGTACGTTGCGTCGGCCTCCATCTTCTCCGACGAGTACCTCGGAGCTTCGGGCAACGCCTCAGCAAAACAGTGGGGTACCAAGAACATCCCGGAGGGTGATCCCGTCAACGAGCGAGCCGCGTGTACGACCGTCTTTGGAGCGTACACCCCGCTGCACACGGCTCGCTTCCAGTCGGAAGACATCCTTGCACGTCTGAACGGCTGGACCAATGAACAGGCCGGTATCGATCTGGCGCCCCATCGGGTCCGCACCATGGTTCTTGGTGCGTACAGCTATACGTTGCTGGGCGAGGGATTCTGCGCCATGCGTATCGACCAGGGCACCAGCATCCTGACGCCGGCCCAAGTCCTCGCAATCGCGGAGACGAAGTTCAACGCGGCGCTCACCGCGGCCACCGCGCTGCCGGGAGCCGCAGGTGCGGAACTCGCGAACCTTGCCCGGGTCGGACGCGCCCGAGTCCGAATCAGGCTCGGCAATAACGCAGGTGCGGCCGCCGACGCAGCGGCGGTCACGGCAGGATTCGAGTTCAACGTCACTCGCAGCGCGGACGCGACCTCGCGCTACAATGACGCCTACTGGGGATTGACGGAGCTGCGTCATGGCTCCGTAGACCCGGCCTATCGCAACCTGCAGGTCGGTGGCGTCAAGGATACACGCGTCGACGTTCGGTTCGGTCCAGACATTGGCATGTTGCCGACGGCCTTCGACGGCGTCACCCCACTGTACGTGGTCAACAACAAGAACCTCTCACGTGCGGCGCCGATGCGGCTGGCGAGCTACATCGAAGCCCAGCTGATTCGGGCGGAGGCGCTCGGTGGGCAGCAGGCAGCCGACATCGTCAATGCCCGCCGTACCCAGCTCTCGCTCCCGACCTACACGGGCGGCGTCGATGAGGCGTCGATTCGGGCCCTCATCATCAGCGAGCGCAACCGGGAGTTCTTCATGGAGGGCGGACACCGGTTCAACGACCTGATTCGCTTCAACATTGCCTGGAAGACCGGCAACGATCAGATCGGCGCGCCCTATGGCCCGTGGCGTTGCTTCCCGTTGCCGACCAGCGAGCGGATCGCCGCAGGCGGCTGA
- a CDS encoding SusC/RagA family TonB-linked outer membrane protein, which yields MLFSSFGASCRGLPRRMMLGAALVALVSWQPAALTAQSNAVSGTVTDAKSGRPLAEALVRAASGSARTNAAGRFTLSGLSGASVEVTVTRIGYQPLTQTVRVGATDVALALVETALRLDEVVVTGAAAETQKRSLGNAVGQLDLAATQLAAPTQRIQEALSVAIPGLQIQRASGQLGTGAATRIRGVGSLSLASEPIIFIDGVRADNRSGSTSLGFWGADKPTRINDIDPNDIESIQVLKGPSAATLYGTEASNGVIQIITKRGSSGRAAWSVEGRGGANWLPSPEKVYEGVWYRDAANQIQYVNLIENDIARGFGSPFSTGQALGGTMSVSGGSDAVRYFFSGSYDRNEGIVSYNWMNKLNGVGNLSYSSGETFKADLNIGFTRSKVRSASATQPVTTYLVWGCPSNSCRAGSGLAPNEPGRAWLAGVLPEDFDPLEGYDEVDRSRMGLTLNHRPVSWLNHRLVIGGDFTNNPSSVYFPRGSAKFGQPGGIKQERLDRSAFITADYSANATVSVGANLVTQTSAGVQYYTKRYEQIQANGQNFPVVGVNTVSGGGVREGFENPQFNFENKTLGVYVQEQLSWKNRLFITGAVRGDDNSSFGTNFDFVVYPKVSLSWVISEEPFFANSSFLSTLKLRGAWGKAGQQPDVFAAVQTYGPSVGAGGNPTVTPLNVGNPDLKPEVSREIEAGFDASLLSDRMSLEFTYYNKVTTDGILSAPVSPSGGFPGNQFINVGQFSNKGVEVAVDGSLINGREFKLNLRGSIAKNTNKIDDLGQAVPLVQNAQLGTYHVSGFPIGGQFYKKPISAELNAAGQAINVLCEGGTNFGNGDGSAVPCATAPNLYWGPSTPTLLSSISADVQWRRFRLVGIAEFQSGQMYLDGNLAASHIFFFNSLAGAQRTDPILVAYQTGPLASQNFATGMMKGGFGKLRNVSLTYDMPRSVAGLLGAAGGSVTLTGSNLATLWRAQRGTFGGKVVDPEVKRNTGDLFIAFNQESWPQYTSFLATVRLSF from the coding sequence ATGCTCTTCAGCTCGTTTGGAGCGTCGTGTCGCGGGTTGCCGCGGCGGATGATGCTCGGTGCGGCGTTGGTTGCGCTTGTTTCCTGGCAGCCTGCTGCACTCACGGCGCAGTCCAATGCTGTTTCAGGAACGGTGACGGATGCAAAGTCGGGACGACCACTCGCTGAAGCGCTGGTTCGCGCGGCGAGTGGTTCGGCTCGGACCAACGCCGCCGGTCGCTTCACGCTGTCCGGTCTTTCCGGGGCCAGTGTCGAAGTGACGGTAACTCGAATCGGGTACCAGCCGCTGACCCAAACGGTTCGGGTCGGCGCGACCGACGTCGCGCTGGCACTGGTCGAGACGGCGCTCCGACTCGACGAGGTCGTCGTGACCGGCGCGGCCGCCGAAACCCAGAAGCGGTCGCTCGGCAACGCGGTCGGCCAGCTGGACCTCGCGGCAACGCAGTTGGCCGCGCCGACCCAGCGGATTCAGGAGGCGCTGTCGGTGGCGATCCCCGGTCTGCAGATTCAGCGTGCCAGCGGCCAGCTCGGAACCGGCGCCGCCACGCGAATCCGGGGCGTCGGCTCGCTCAGCTTGGCTTCGGAACCGATCATCTTCATCGATGGCGTTCGGGCCGACAACCGGTCGGGATCGACCAGCCTCGGGTTCTGGGGCGCGGACAAGCCGACCCGAATCAACGATATCGACCCGAACGACATCGAGTCGATCCAGGTGCTCAAGGGGCCGTCGGCAGCCACGCTCTATGGTACGGAAGCCTCCAACGGCGTGATCCAGATCATCACCAAGCGTGGCTCGTCCGGCCGCGCCGCGTGGAGCGTCGAGGGTCGTGGCGGCGCCAACTGGCTGCCGAGTCCCGAGAAGGTCTACGAGGGAGTCTGGTATCGGGATGCGGCGAATCAGATCCAGTACGTCAACCTGATCGAGAACGACATAGCCCGTGGTTTCGGCAGCCCGTTTTCGACGGGCCAGGCCCTGGGCGGGACGATGTCAGTTTCCGGCGGCTCAGACGCCGTCCGGTACTTCTTCAGCGGGTCGTATGATCGCAACGAGGGCATCGTCAGCTACAACTGGATGAACAAGCTCAACGGTGTCGGCAACCTGAGCTACTCATCAGGCGAAACCTTCAAAGCCGACCTGAACATCGGCTTTACCCGCTCCAAGGTTCGCTCGGCTTCGGCGACTCAGCCGGTGACGACCTACCTCGTCTGGGGCTGCCCGAGCAACTCGTGCCGCGCTGGATCGGGCCTGGCTCCGAATGAGCCTGGTCGGGCATGGCTGGCCGGTGTGCTTCCGGAAGACTTCGACCCGCTCGAGGGATACGACGAAGTCGACCGTAGCCGCATGGGCCTCACGCTCAACCATCGTCCGGTCAGCTGGCTCAACCATCGGCTGGTCATCGGCGGCGATTTCACCAACAACCCGTCGTCCGTCTATTTCCCGCGCGGCAGCGCCAAGTTCGGTCAGCCGGGCGGTATCAAGCAGGAACGGCTCGACCGCAGCGCTTTCATTACGGCCGACTACTCGGCCAACGCCACGGTATCCGTCGGTGCCAACCTCGTCACTCAGACCTCGGCAGGTGTGCAGTACTACACCAAGCGATACGAGCAGATTCAGGCCAACGGTCAGAATTTCCCTGTCGTCGGCGTCAACACCGTCAGTGGCGGCGGCGTCCGTGAAGGGTTTGAGAACCCGCAGTTCAACTTCGAGAACAAGACGCTCGGCGTCTACGTCCAGGAGCAGCTCTCCTGGAAAAACCGCTTGTTCATCACGGGCGCGGTTCGCGGTGACGACAACAGCTCCTTCGGTACCAACTTCGACTTCGTGGTTTATCCCAAGGTCAGCCTGTCCTGGGTGATCTCGGAAGAGCCGTTCTTCGCGAACTCGTCGTTCCTGTCCACCCTCAAGCTGCGCGGCGCCTGGGGCAAGGCCGGGCAGCAGCCGGACGTGTTTGCAGCGGTACAGACCTACGGCCCGTCGGTCGGCGCCGGCGGCAATCCGACGGTGACGCCGCTCAACGTCGGCAATCCGGATCTCAAGCCGGAAGTCAGCCGCGAGATCGAGGCCGGATTCGACGCCAGCTTGCTCAGCGATCGGATGAGCCTCGAGTTCACCTACTACAACAAGGTGACGACGGACGGCATTCTGTCTGCGCCGGTGTCGCCGTCCGGCGGCTTCCCGGGTAACCAGTTCATCAATGTCGGTCAGTTCAGCAACAAGGGCGTCGAGGTTGCCGTTGACGGTTCGCTCATCAATGGACGGGAATTCAAGCTCAACCTGCGCGGCTCGATCGCCAAGAATACCAACAAGATCGATGACCTGGGCCAGGCGGTGCCGCTGGTGCAGAATGCCCAGCTCGGGACCTATCATGTGTCCGGCTTCCCGATCGGTGGGCAGTTCTACAAGAAGCCGATCTCGGCCGAGTTGAACGCTGCCGGTCAGGCCATCAACGTGTTGTGCGAGGGCGGCACCAATTTCGGCAACGGCGACGGCTCGGCAGTTCCGTGTGCCACGGCGCCCAACCTGTACTGGGGCCCGTCGACGCCGACCTTGCTGTCCTCGATCAGCGCGGATGTCCAGTGGCGTCGGTTCCGGCTGGTGGGTATTGCCGAGTTCCAGAGCGGTCAGATGTACCTGGACGGCAATCTCGCGGCTTCACACATCTTCTTCTTCAACTCGCTCGCCGGTGCCCAGCGGACGGACCCGATCCTGGTGGCCTACCAGACCGGCCCGCTGGCGTCGCAGAACTTTGCCACGGGGATGATGAAGGGCGGCTTCGGCAAGCTTCGCAACGTGTCTCTGACCTATGACATGCCGCGGAGTGTAGCGGGGCTGCTCGGCGCTGCCGGCGGCTCGGTGACCCTGACCGGTTCCAACCTGGCGACGCTCTGGCGCGCGCAGCGGGGAACCTTCGGCGGGAAAGTGGTCGATCCTGAGGTGAAGCGGAACACGGGTGACCTGTTCATCGCCTTCAATCAGGAGTCCTGGCCGCAGTACACCAGCTTCCTTGCCACCGTCCGGCTTTCGTTCTGA